A region of Toxotes jaculatrix isolate fToxJac2 chromosome 23, fToxJac2.pri, whole genome shotgun sequence DNA encodes the following proteins:
- the LOC121177382 gene encoding arfaptin-1-like isoform X1: MKENESLRRKHEETVTKKMEVEEQTGGVNVASNITEAEEEETPPREANSNCSHTDNNVTSPDVATAEVTMETGQCKDIPVTPQKLGPVVVQGNGKNPASEKLQRVRKWSITTYKCTRQALSEKLGRGSRTVDLDLEPRLELLRDDRQRYDHVTKLAQTLASQLAQLTVTQKTLGDAFTELSVKTPTLHVAFGVNAEAQKFLSKSGETLVAAINSFTSDMNTLVNKTIEDTMINGKQYEAVRVEYDAYRVDLEELNLGPRDTVTLPKLEQAQKAFQSQRERYQKIRDDLSVKVKLLEENKVKVLHNQLWLLHSAIAAHSLSCHRFLEQNIGQASEHLSNPSTDAPSWLEES, translated from the exons ATGAAGGAAAATGAGTCGCTGAGGCGGAAACACGAAGAAACTGTGACG aagaagatggaggtggaggagcagacAGGAGGTGTCAACGTGGCGTCCAACATCacagaggcagaagaagaagaaactccTCCCAGG GAAGCAAACAGTAACTGCAGCCACACCGACAACAATGTCACCTCACCTGATGTCGCCACAGCTGAGGTCACCATGGAAACCGGGCAGTGCAAAG ACATCCCAGTGACACCACAAAAACTGGGACCTGTGGTTGTTCAAGGCAACGGAAAGAACCCGGCGAGCGAGAAGCTGCAGAGAGTCCGCAAGTGGAGCATCACCACATATAAA tgtacCAGACAGGCGCTGTCAGAGAAGCTCGGTCGTGGATCTCGTACggtggacctggacctggagcCTCGCCTCGAGCTGCTCAGAGACGACCGGCAACGCTACGATCACGTGACCAAGCTGGCTCAGACGCTGGCCAGTCAGCTCGCCCagctcacagtgacacagaagaCCCTGGGGGACGCCTTCACCGAGCTCAGCGTCAAAACGCCGACGCTGCAT GTGGCGTTTGGTGTGAACGCAGAGGCTCAGAAGTTTCTGTCTAAGAGCGGCGAGACTCTGGTGGCGGCCATCAATTCCTTCACGTCCGACATGAACACTCTGGTGAACAAAACCATCGAGGACACCATGATCAACGGCAAGCAGTACGAGGCTGTCAG GGTGGAGTATGACGCGTACCGAGTCGACCTGGAGGAGCTGAACCTGGGGCCCCGGGACACCGTCACGCTGCCCAAACTGGAGCAGGCGCAGAAAGCCTTCCAGAGCCAGAGGGAGAGGTACCAGAAGATCAGAGACGACCTGTCCGTCAAAGtcaagctgctggaggagaacaag GTCAAAGTCCTCCATAACCAGTTATGGCTGCTGCACAGCGCCATAGCAGCTCACAGTTTATCATGTCACCGTTTCCTCGAGCAAAACATCGGTCAGGCCAGCGAACACCTCAGCAACCCCAGCACAGACGCCCCCTCCTGGCTGGAGGAAAGTTGA
- the LOC121177382 gene encoding arfaptin-1-like isoform X2 yields the protein MEVEEQTGGVNVASNITEAEEEETPPREANSNCSHTDNNVTSPDVATAEVTMETGQCKDIPVTPQKLGPVVVQGNGKNPASEKLQRVRKWSITTYKCTRQALSEKLGRGSRTVDLDLEPRLELLRDDRQRYDHVTKLAQTLASQLAQLTVTQKTLGDAFTELSVKTPTLHVAFGVNAEAQKFLSKSGETLVAAINSFTSDMNTLVNKTIEDTMINGKQYEAVRVEYDAYRVDLEELNLGPRDTVTLPKLEQAQKAFQSQRERYQKIRDDLSVKVKLLEENKVKVLHNQLWLLHSAIAAHSLSCHRFLEQNIGQASEHLSNPSTDAPSWLEES from the exons atggaggtggaggagcagacAGGAGGTGTCAACGTGGCGTCCAACATCacagaggcagaagaagaagaaactccTCCCAGG GAAGCAAACAGTAACTGCAGCCACACCGACAACAATGTCACCTCACCTGATGTCGCCACAGCTGAGGTCACCATGGAAACCGGGCAGTGCAAAG ACATCCCAGTGACACCACAAAAACTGGGACCTGTGGTTGTTCAAGGCAACGGAAAGAACCCGGCGAGCGAGAAGCTGCAGAGAGTCCGCAAGTGGAGCATCACCACATATAAA tgtacCAGACAGGCGCTGTCAGAGAAGCTCGGTCGTGGATCTCGTACggtggacctggacctggagcCTCGCCTCGAGCTGCTCAGAGACGACCGGCAACGCTACGATCACGTGACCAAGCTGGCTCAGACGCTGGCCAGTCAGCTCGCCCagctcacagtgacacagaagaCCCTGGGGGACGCCTTCACCGAGCTCAGCGTCAAAACGCCGACGCTGCAT GTGGCGTTTGGTGTGAACGCAGAGGCTCAGAAGTTTCTGTCTAAGAGCGGCGAGACTCTGGTGGCGGCCATCAATTCCTTCACGTCCGACATGAACACTCTGGTGAACAAAACCATCGAGGACACCATGATCAACGGCAAGCAGTACGAGGCTGTCAG GGTGGAGTATGACGCGTACCGAGTCGACCTGGAGGAGCTGAACCTGGGGCCCCGGGACACCGTCACGCTGCCCAAACTGGAGCAGGCGCAGAAAGCCTTCCAGAGCCAGAGGGAGAGGTACCAGAAGATCAGAGACGACCTGTCCGTCAAAGtcaagctgctggaggagaacaag GTCAAAGTCCTCCATAACCAGTTATGGCTGCTGCACAGCGCCATAGCAGCTCACAGTTTATCATGTCACCGTTTCCTCGAGCAAAACATCGGTCAGGCCAGCGAACACCTCAGCAACCCCAGCACAGACGCCCCCTCCTGGCTGGAGGAAAGTTGA
- the LOC121177308 gene encoding FH2 domain-containing protein 1-like isoform X1: MYVMDSVSPANDLSPPLRFSDIEGNRTKPPPPTLVPPPPPPLLPPPPPPPIPPLLPGLGDPAGGGLRKKKRVRSFFWKTIPEEQVKGRANLWTQGRVQQQYQIDVQTIEELFGQSDGQSNAKATPTPTRGGRSRSSFRESKEEVSILDSKRGMNIGIFLKQFKRSNQTIVDDIRHGNSEPYGAEPLRELLKLLPETEEVKNLKSYRGDTSKLSLADSFVYLLVQLPSYSVRIESMLLKEEFPEACEAMKRDIRVLRSAVTELMRCEELHAVLHLVLQAGNILNAGGYAGNAVGFKLSSLLSLADTKANKPGMNLLHFVALEAQKKDGRLLEFPAKLSHVQAAARISIETLDTDLQWLMTRTRSVEESVQRDTELLQQLDSFLQSATSSLCSLRGSRQHLRKEGSELIDFFCEDRETFRLDDCFSIFHTFCSRFTDAVKENMEREAKEAARRRRLQELEEQKRHSWAGGEEVSGGFRLRCSSEADMSAAMSRQDDAGLLMELLTPKSRPRSPLSNSQGVLGRSGSLRRSRNSPSSSPSIVAERELSTLLEMATPDHKVTQQRGGEDRTAFRSASPKPGLRSPGLSPQALPQSPRVTTCSFPQNQQPQAGVMAPQTSLSPPKTSWSPKTTNAHHTTSTYLSYDAPQTPVDAINSTKKVTVKPTSDANQQSDYNNNGKDQPGLGFSSHVVLPDHRTQSGFKGEPTRMNKGDQDFRGQITCSDERFEYSTTRNMSVVLETCTLVPELKVFDEVTTLTGRNEGHHTSHLFGRQQDDMVITDLEEEGVDKTRVQKPQKKSQVENAENSQISETSSSQRDEGEGHEEKVVVWCVTGVCEAAGELSHTDDTHGQTEKNQCRSDNQGGNQQASSAPANHPPSEPQSANEKPVPEPISSQPVPVSRCDDPSLQVSSPRWRPAEPASANEAPALTTDASEEGKESANHGEGEETSTNETRDVVYVPEESTGRNNSASSHTNNENTEPASTNGKPEPATSSKPSTKDTPTSKTRPAGMKPSATQNTTSTTNKSKPVRTLTNSENQGMRRVVPISRTSRGTSSAGSRPEKPPGQKRGPSSTAALTSLTVSNLNSTSLRRGERPSTAPSSRRSSIHKTQDPKDLKDQKVSGTQASAREQNQDLQRKPSIRKPLTKPKIQQEEKMCRSTLRALSQAGEGGGGGGSISAPVTPLHKGSSPSSSQLPGFARNTASSSFRRTHATLAPPAPSHSSHPDSSHKSSVVPPDPSSPFTRTGSLRVSTTSKSSDPSSSSPLRRSQSIRGSPRSPLHDSLTPPKGHRRNDSGSFSDKSTHSRDSVKATRPSWR, encoded by the exons ATGTACGTGATGGACAGCGTCTCCCCAGCCAATGATCTGTCTCCTCCGTTGAGATTTTCCGATATCGAAGGAAACCGGACGAAACCACCTCCCCCTACCCTTgttccccctccccctcctccccttctccctcctccccctcctcctcccatacCGCCCCTGCTTCCAGGGCTGGGGGACCCCGCAGGAGGAGgcctgaggaagaagaagagggtgaGGAGTTTCTTCTGGAAAACGATACCAGAGGAGCAG gTGAAGGGCCGGGCCAACCTGTGGACTCAGGGCCGAGTGCAGCAGCAGTACCAGATCGATGTCCAGACCATCGAGGAGCTGTTTGGTCAGAGTGATGGTCAATCAAACGCCAAGGCCACGCCCACGCCCACCAGGggagggaggagcaggagctCATTCAGAGAATCcaaagaggag gTCTCCATCCTGGACTCTAAGCGAGGGATGAACATTGGGATTTTCCTCAAACAGTTCAAGAG GTCCAATCAGACGATAGTAGACGATATTCGCCATGGCAACAGTGAGCCCTATGGGGCGGAGCCTCTGAGGGAGCTGCTGAAACTGCTGCcggagacagaggag GTAAAGAATCTTAAGTCGTACCGCGGTGACACCTCGAAGCTCTCGCTGGCCGATTCCTTCGTGTACCTGCTGGTTCAGCTCCCCAG TTACTCCGTCCGTATTGAGTCCATGCTGCTGAAGGAGGAGTTTCCTGAGGCGTGCGAGGCCATGAAGCGAGACATCAGGGTCCTTCGTTCTGCCGTCACAG AGCTGATGCGTTGTGAGGAGCTCCATGCTGTTCTCCACCTGGTGCTGCAGGCCGGAAACATCCTCAACGCC GGAGGTTACGCAGGAAACGCAGTGGGCTTCAAGCTGTCGTCCCTCCTGTCTCTGGCCGACACCAAGGCCAACAAACCGGGCATGAACCTGCTGCACTTCGTTGCTCTG gaAGCCCAGAAAAAAGACGGGAGGCTGTTGGAGTTTCCGGCGAAGCTGAGTCACGTCCAGGCTGCAGCCAG aATCTCTATAGAAACGCTGGACACTGACCTGCAGTGGCTGATGACTCGCACACGCTCAGTAGAGGAGAGCGTCCAGAGAGACacggagctgctgcagcagctggacagCTTCCTGCAG TCTGCAACTTCGTCCCTGTGCTCGCTGCGTGGAAGTCGGCAGCACCTGAGGAAGGAAGGCAGCGAGCTGATTGACTTCTTCTGCGAGGACAGGGAGACGTTCAGACTGGACGACTGCTTCAGCATCTTTCACACCTTCTGCTCCAGGTTCACTGACGCTGTCAAg GAGAACATGGAGAGGGAGGCTAAGGAGGCGGCCCGTCGGCGGCGTTtacaggagctggaggagcagaagaggCACTCCTGGGCGGGGGGTGAGGAG GTGAGTGGGGGCTTCAGGTTGCGCTGCAGCAGCGAGGCGGACATGTCAGCTGCCATGTCACGACAGGACGACGCTGGGCTGCTGATGGAGCTCCTGACCCCGAAGTCCCGCCCACGCTCACCCCTCAGTAACTCCCAGGGCGTTCTGGGGCGCTCGGGGAGTTTACGACGTTCCCGGAATTCTCCATCCAGCTCGCCGTCCATTGTTGCTGAGCGTGAACTGAGCACGCTCCTAGAAATGGCAACCCCTGACCACAAAGTGAcccagcagagaggaggagaggacaggacagcTTTCCGATCAGCCTCACCTAAACCTGGGCTTAGAAGTCCAGGACTTTCCCCTCAGGCTCTGCCCCAAAGTCCAAGGGTCACGACATGCAGCTTCCCTCAAAACCAGCAGCCTCAAGCGGGTGTGATGGCACCACAGACCTCCTTGTCACCTCCCAAGACTTCTTGGAGTCCAAAAACTACAAATGCACACCATACAACCTCCACTTACCTCAGCTACGATGCTCCCCAGACTCCGGTGGATGCCATTAATTCCACAAAGAAAGTTACAGTGAAACCTACCTCTGATGCGAACCAGCAATCGGACTACAACAACAACGGCAAAGATCAACCTGGCCTGGGTTTTAGCAGCCACGTGGTGCTTCCAGACCATCGAACTCAGTCTGGTTTCAAGGGGGAACCAACAAGAATGAACAAAGGTGATCAGGACTTTAGAGGACAAATCACCTGCAGTGATGAGAGGTTCGAGTACAGCACTACAAGGAACATGTCTGTGGTTTTAGAGACGTGCACACTGGTGCCCGAGCTGAAAGTGTTCGACGAGGTCACCACCTTAACCGGCCGCAATGAAGGGCATCACACTAGTCACCTCTTTGGACGTCAGCAGGACGATATGGTAATCACAGATTTGGAGGAAGAGGGAGTGGACAAAACTCGGGTCCAGAAGCCGCAGAAAAAGTCCCAGGTAGAGAATGCAGAAAATTCACAAATTTCTGAGACAAGCTCTTCACAAAGAGACGAAGGGGAGGGACATGAGGAAAAGGTGGTTGTATGgtgtgtgacaggtgtgtgtgaggcagccGGCGAactctcacacactgatgacacacatggacaaactgagaaaaatcAGTGTCGGAGTGACAATCAGGGAGGAAACCAGCAAGCTTCCTCTGCCCCAGCCAATCACCCGCCATCAGAACCTCAGTCAGCCAATGAGAAGCCAGTGCCTGAACCCATCAGCAGCCAACCAGTGCCTGTCTCCCGCTGTGACGACCCGTCACTTCAAGTCTCTTCCCCCAGGTGGCGCCCTGCAGAGCCTGCATCAGCCAATGAAGCGCCTGCTCTCACCACAGATGCCTCTGAGGAAGGTAAGGAATCAGCCAATCACGGGGAAGGAGAAGAGACCTCCACCAATGAAACAAGAGATGTGGTCTATGTTCCAGAAGAGTCAACTGGCAGAAATAATTCTGCTTCTTCTCacacaaacaatgaaaatacaGAACCAGCTTCCACCAATGGGAAACCAGAACCGGCAACTTCGTCCAAACCGTCCACCAAGGACACCCCTACCTCAAAAACTCGGCCGGCTGGGATGAAACCCAGTGCAACCCAaaacaccacctccaccaccaacaAGTCCAAACCTGTCCGCACCCTCACCAACTCCGAGAACCAGGGCATGAGGCGGGTTGTGCCCATCTCCCGAACCAGCCGAGGTACTTCCTCCGCAGGTAGTCGTCCTGAGAAGCCTCCGGGCCAAAAGCGGGGGCCCTCCAGCACTGCAGCACTCACCAGTCTGACCGTGTCCAACCTCAACAGCACGTCCCTCCGACGAGGAGAGAGGCCTTCCACTGCTCCTTCCTCCCGTCGGTCCAGTATCCACAAGACACAGGACCCCAAGGATTTGAAAGACCAGAAGGTTTCAGGTACTCAGGCATCTGCCCGAGAGCAGAACCAGGATTTGCAAAGGAAGCCATCCATCCGAAAACCTTTAACAAAACCCAAAAtccagcaggaggagaagatgTGTCGCTCCACACTGCGAGCTCTCAGTCAGGctggagagggaggtggaggagggggaagcATCAGTGCCCCTGTCACCCCTTTGCACAAAGGCAGCAGCCCTTCATCATCACAACTTCCAGGTTTCGCCCGAAACACcgcctcttcttctttcagacggacacacgccACTcttgctcctcctgctccttctcatTCATCCCACCCTGACTCCTCCCATAAATCCTCCGTCGTCCCACCTGACCCCTCCTCACCTTTCACCCGAACGGGCTCACTGAGAGTCTCCACCACCTCCAAATCTTCAGAcccgtcctcttcctccccacTGAGGAGGTCTCAGAGCATCAGGGGATCTCCTCGCTCACCCCTCCACGACTCGCTGACTCCTCCCAAAGGCCACCGGCGGAACGACAGCGGCAGCTTCTCTGACAAGTCAACTCACTCTAGGGACTCAGTCAAGGCCACCAGGCCCAGCTGGAGATAA
- the LOC121177308 gene encoding FH2 domain-containing protein 1-like isoform X2 has translation MYVMDSVSPANDLSPPLRFSDIEGNRTKPPPPTLVPPPPPPLLPPPPPPPIPPLLPGLGDPAGGGLRKKKRVRSFFWKTIPEEQVKGRANLWTQGRVQQQYQIDVQTIEELFGQSDGQSNAKATPTPTRGGRSRSSFRESKEEVSILDSKRGMNIGIFLKQFKRSNQTIVDDIRHGNSEPYGAEPLRELLKLLPETEEVKNLKSYRGDTSKLSLADSFVYLLVQLPSYSVRIESMLLKEEFPEACEAMKRDIRVLRSAVTELMRCEELHAVLHLVLQAGNILNAGGYAGNAVGFKLSSLLSLADTKANKPGMNLLHFVALEAQKKDGRLLEFPAKLSHVQAAARISIETLDTDLQWLMTRTRSVEESVQRDTELLQQLDSFLQSATSSLCSLRGSRQHLRKEGSELIDFFCEDRETFRLDDCFSIFHTFCSRFTDAVKENMEREAKEAARRRRLQELEEQKRHSWAGGEEVSGGFRLRCSSEADMSAAMSRQDDAGLLMELLTPKSRPRSPLSNSQGVLGRSGSLRRSRNSPSSSPSIVAERELSTLLEMATPDHKVTQQRGGEDRTAFRSASPKPGLRSPGLSPQALPQSPRVTTCSFPQNQQPQAGVMAPQTSLSPPKTSWSPKTTNAHHTTSTYLSYDAPQTPVDAINSTKKVTVKPTSDANQQSDYNNNGKDQPGLGFSSHVVLPDHRTQSGFKGEPTRMNKGDQDFRGQITCSDERFEYSTTRNMSVVLETCTLVPELKVFDEVTTLTGRNEGHHTSHLFGRQQDDMVITDLEEEGVDKTRVQKPQKKSQVENAENSQISETSSSQRDEGEGHEEKVVVWCVTGVCEAAGELSHTDDTHGQTEKNQCRSDNQGGNQQASSAPANHPPSEPQSANEKPVPEPISSQPVPVSRCDDPSLQVSSPRWRPAEPASANEAPALTTDASEEGKESANHGEGEETSTNETRDVVYVPEESTGRNNSASSHTNNENTEPASTNGKPEPATSSKPSTKDTPTSKTRPAGMKPSATQNTTSTTNKSKPVRTLTNSENQGMRRVVPISRTSRGTSSAGSRPEKPPGQKRGPSSTAALTSLTVSNLNSTSLRRGERPSTAPSSRRSSIHKTQDPKDLKDQKVSGTQASAREQNQDLQRKPSIRKPLTKPKIQQEEKMCRSTLRALSQAGEGGGGGGSISAPVTPLHKGSSPSSSQLPGFARNTASSSFRRTHATLAPPAPSHSSHPDSSHKSSVVPPDRSFSDKSTHSRDSVKATRPSWR, from the exons ATGTACGTGATGGACAGCGTCTCCCCAGCCAATGATCTGTCTCCTCCGTTGAGATTTTCCGATATCGAAGGAAACCGGACGAAACCACCTCCCCCTACCCTTgttccccctccccctcctccccttctccctcctccccctcctcctcccatacCGCCCCTGCTTCCAGGGCTGGGGGACCCCGCAGGAGGAGgcctgaggaagaagaagagggtgaGGAGTTTCTTCTGGAAAACGATACCAGAGGAGCAG gTGAAGGGCCGGGCCAACCTGTGGACTCAGGGCCGAGTGCAGCAGCAGTACCAGATCGATGTCCAGACCATCGAGGAGCTGTTTGGTCAGAGTGATGGTCAATCAAACGCCAAGGCCACGCCCACGCCCACCAGGggagggaggagcaggagctCATTCAGAGAATCcaaagaggag gTCTCCATCCTGGACTCTAAGCGAGGGATGAACATTGGGATTTTCCTCAAACAGTTCAAGAG GTCCAATCAGACGATAGTAGACGATATTCGCCATGGCAACAGTGAGCCCTATGGGGCGGAGCCTCTGAGGGAGCTGCTGAAACTGCTGCcggagacagaggag GTAAAGAATCTTAAGTCGTACCGCGGTGACACCTCGAAGCTCTCGCTGGCCGATTCCTTCGTGTACCTGCTGGTTCAGCTCCCCAG TTACTCCGTCCGTATTGAGTCCATGCTGCTGAAGGAGGAGTTTCCTGAGGCGTGCGAGGCCATGAAGCGAGACATCAGGGTCCTTCGTTCTGCCGTCACAG AGCTGATGCGTTGTGAGGAGCTCCATGCTGTTCTCCACCTGGTGCTGCAGGCCGGAAACATCCTCAACGCC GGAGGTTACGCAGGAAACGCAGTGGGCTTCAAGCTGTCGTCCCTCCTGTCTCTGGCCGACACCAAGGCCAACAAACCGGGCATGAACCTGCTGCACTTCGTTGCTCTG gaAGCCCAGAAAAAAGACGGGAGGCTGTTGGAGTTTCCGGCGAAGCTGAGTCACGTCCAGGCTGCAGCCAG aATCTCTATAGAAACGCTGGACACTGACCTGCAGTGGCTGATGACTCGCACACGCTCAGTAGAGGAGAGCGTCCAGAGAGACacggagctgctgcagcagctggacagCTTCCTGCAG TCTGCAACTTCGTCCCTGTGCTCGCTGCGTGGAAGTCGGCAGCACCTGAGGAAGGAAGGCAGCGAGCTGATTGACTTCTTCTGCGAGGACAGGGAGACGTTCAGACTGGACGACTGCTTCAGCATCTTTCACACCTTCTGCTCCAGGTTCACTGACGCTGTCAAg GAGAACATGGAGAGGGAGGCTAAGGAGGCGGCCCGTCGGCGGCGTTtacaggagctggaggagcagaagaggCACTCCTGGGCGGGGGGTGAGGAG GTGAGTGGGGGCTTCAGGTTGCGCTGCAGCAGCGAGGCGGACATGTCAGCTGCCATGTCACGACAGGACGACGCTGGGCTGCTGATGGAGCTCCTGACCCCGAAGTCCCGCCCACGCTCACCCCTCAGTAACTCCCAGGGCGTTCTGGGGCGCTCGGGGAGTTTACGACGTTCCCGGAATTCTCCATCCAGCTCGCCGTCCATTGTTGCTGAGCGTGAACTGAGCACGCTCCTAGAAATGGCAACCCCTGACCACAAAGTGAcccagcagagaggaggagaggacaggacagcTTTCCGATCAGCCTCACCTAAACCTGGGCTTAGAAGTCCAGGACTTTCCCCTCAGGCTCTGCCCCAAAGTCCAAGGGTCACGACATGCAGCTTCCCTCAAAACCAGCAGCCTCAAGCGGGTGTGATGGCACCACAGACCTCCTTGTCACCTCCCAAGACTTCTTGGAGTCCAAAAACTACAAATGCACACCATACAACCTCCACTTACCTCAGCTACGATGCTCCCCAGACTCCGGTGGATGCCATTAATTCCACAAAGAAAGTTACAGTGAAACCTACCTCTGATGCGAACCAGCAATCGGACTACAACAACAACGGCAAAGATCAACCTGGCCTGGGTTTTAGCAGCCACGTGGTGCTTCCAGACCATCGAACTCAGTCTGGTTTCAAGGGGGAACCAACAAGAATGAACAAAGGTGATCAGGACTTTAGAGGACAAATCACCTGCAGTGATGAGAGGTTCGAGTACAGCACTACAAGGAACATGTCTGTGGTTTTAGAGACGTGCACACTGGTGCCCGAGCTGAAAGTGTTCGACGAGGTCACCACCTTAACCGGCCGCAATGAAGGGCATCACACTAGTCACCTCTTTGGACGTCAGCAGGACGATATGGTAATCACAGATTTGGAGGAAGAGGGAGTGGACAAAACTCGGGTCCAGAAGCCGCAGAAAAAGTCCCAGGTAGAGAATGCAGAAAATTCACAAATTTCTGAGACAAGCTCTTCACAAAGAGACGAAGGGGAGGGACATGAGGAAAAGGTGGTTGTATGgtgtgtgacaggtgtgtgtgaggcagccGGCGAactctcacacactgatgacacacatggacaaactgagaaaaatcAGTGTCGGAGTGACAATCAGGGAGGAAACCAGCAAGCTTCCTCTGCCCCAGCCAATCACCCGCCATCAGAACCTCAGTCAGCCAATGAGAAGCCAGTGCCTGAACCCATCAGCAGCCAACCAGTGCCTGTCTCCCGCTGTGACGACCCGTCACTTCAAGTCTCTTCCCCCAGGTGGCGCCCTGCAGAGCCTGCATCAGCCAATGAAGCGCCTGCTCTCACCACAGATGCCTCTGAGGAAGGTAAGGAATCAGCCAATCACGGGGAAGGAGAAGAGACCTCCACCAATGAAACAAGAGATGTGGTCTATGTTCCAGAAGAGTCAACTGGCAGAAATAATTCTGCTTCTTCTCacacaaacaatgaaaatacaGAACCAGCTTCCACCAATGGGAAACCAGAACCGGCAACTTCGTCCAAACCGTCCACCAAGGACACCCCTACCTCAAAAACTCGGCCGGCTGGGATGAAACCCAGTGCAACCCAaaacaccacctccaccaccaacaAGTCCAAACCTGTCCGCACCCTCACCAACTCCGAGAACCAGGGCATGAGGCGGGTTGTGCCCATCTCCCGAACCAGCCGAGGTACTTCCTCCGCAGGTAGTCGTCCTGAGAAGCCTCCGGGCCAAAAGCGGGGGCCCTCCAGCACTGCAGCACTCACCAGTCTGACCGTGTCCAACCTCAACAGCACGTCCCTCCGACGAGGAGAGAGGCCTTCCACTGCTCCTTCCTCCCGTCGGTCCAGTATCCACAAGACACAGGACCCCAAGGATTTGAAAGACCAGAAGGTTTCAGGTACTCAGGCATCTGCCCGAGAGCAGAACCAGGATTTGCAAAGGAAGCCATCCATCCGAAAACCTTTAACAAAACCCAAAAtccagcaggaggagaagatgTGTCGCTCCACACTGCGAGCTCTCAGTCAGGctggagagggaggtggaggagggggaagcATCAGTGCCCCTGTCACCCCTTTGCACAAAGGCAGCAGCCCTTCATCATCACAACTTCCAGGTTTCGCCCGAAACACcgcctcttcttctttcagacggacacacgccACTcttgctcctcctgctccttctcatTCATCCCACCCTGACTCCTCCCATAAATCCTCCGTCGTCCCACCTGACC GCAGCTTCTCTGACAAGTCAACTCACTCTAGGGACTCAGTCAAGGCCACCAGGCCCAGCTGGAGATAA